A genomic window from Maylandia zebra isolate NMK-2024a linkage group LG20, Mzebra_GT3a, whole genome shotgun sequence includes:
- the gnb1a gene encoding guanine nucleotide-binding protein G(I)/G(S)/G(T) subunit beta-1: MSELDQLRQEAEQLKNQIRDARKACADATLSQITANIDPVGRIQMRTRRTLRGHLAKIYAMHWGSDSRLLVSASQDGKLIIWDSYTTNKVHAIPLRSSWVMTCAYAPSGNYVACGGLDNICSIYNLKTREGNVRVSRELAGHTGYLSCCRFLDDNQIVTSSGDTSCALWDIETGQQTTTFAGHTGDVMSLSLAPDTRLFVSGACDASAKLWDIREGMCRQTFTGHESDINAICFFPNGNAFATGSDDATCRLFDLRADQELMVYSHDNIICGITSVAFSKSGRLLLAGYDDFNCNVWDTLKADRAGVLAGHDNRVSCLGVTDDGMAVATGSWDSFLKIWN, from the exons ATGAGTGAACTGGATCAGTTACGCCAGGAGGCTGAGCAGCTCAAGAACCAGATCAGA GATGCCAGGAAAGCGTGTGCAGATGCTACCCTGTCTCAG ATCACAGCTAACATTGACCCTGTTGGCCGAATTCAGATGCGCACTAGACGGACACTGAGGGGGCATCTGGCTAAAATCTATGCCATGCACTGGGGCTCTGACTCGAG GCTTTTGGTCAGTGCTTCCCAGGATGGCAAACTCATTATTTGGGACAGCTACACCACAAACAAG GTCCATGCCATCCCGTTGCGCTCCTCCTGGGTGATGACGTGCGCCTATGCCCCTTCTGGGAACTATGTTGCCTGTGGTGGCCTGGACAACATCTGCTCAATCTACAACCTGAAGACCCGTGAAGGAAATGTGCGCGTAAGCCGCGAGCTGGCCGGACACACAG GTTACCTGTCTTGCTGTCGCTTCCTGGATGACAACCAGATTGTCACCAGCTCTGGAGACACCTCCTG TGCTCTGTGGGACATTGAGACTGGCCAGCAGACAACTACTTTTGCTGGTCACACCGGCGATGTCATGAGTCTCTCGCTGGCGCCCGACACCAGGCTGTTTGTGTCTGGAGCCTGTGATGCCTCGGCCAAGCTCTGGGATATCAGAGAAGGAATGTGCCGACAGACCTTCACTGGCCACGAGTCGGACATCAATGCCATCTGC TTCTTCCCTAATGGCAACGCATTTGCCACGGGCTCAGATGATGCTACCTGCCGGCTGTTTGACCTGCGTGCTGACCAGGAGCTGATGGTTTACTCACATGATAATATCATCTGCGGCATCACCTCTGTCGCATTCTCTAAGAGTGGCCGCCTACTGCTGGCTGGCTATGACGATTTCAACTGCAACGTCTGGGACACTTTGAAGGCCGACCGTGCAG GTGTCCTGGCCGGTCATGATAACCGGGTGAGCTGCTTGGGTGTGACTGACGATGGCATGGCAGTGGCAACAGGGTCCTGGGACAGCTTCCTCAAGATCTGGAACTAG